One stretch of Enoplosus armatus isolate fEnoArm2 chromosome 1, fEnoArm2.hap1, whole genome shotgun sequence DNA includes these proteins:
- the LOC139307632 gene encoding excitatory amino acid transporter 2-like, translating into MQKQVEVRMDESHLEPRVATPESACGGLCDKIMKNMVLTLTILGVFLGSIAGMLLRHISPLPPDVIMIIAFPGEILMRMLKMLILPLVVSSLVTGLAGLDAKSSGRLGTRAMVYYMSTTVIAAILGVILVLLIHPGNPKLRANLGQGKKNDDVSSVDAFFDLIRNLFPENLVQACFQQIQTVTTKIPVPTNRTKAPPQFTVKRSLQFKSGMNVLGLIGFFVAFGVIMGKMGEKAKLMLDFFNILNEIVMKLVGAIMWYSPIGIACLICGKIISIADLEVVARQLGMYMVTVIVGLIIHGGIFLPLIYFVIVKENPFKFFMGIFQAWVTALGTASSAGTLPVTFRCLEENLGIDKRVTRFVLPVGATINMDGTALYEAVAAIFIAQMNGINLDWGQIVTVSMTATLASVGAASIPSAGLVTMLLILTAVGLPTQDISLLVAVDWLLDRFRTSVNVVGDSYGAGIVYHLSKHELDSFDSQQNRMEDFEMAKTQSFFENNTNQNVYAHHNSILIDDCKVTMGRNGKTAEFSLVEEGPWKCE; encoded by the exons GTGTGTTTCTGGGTTCCATTGCTGGAATGCTGCTGCGGCACAtatctcctctccctcctgatGTTATCATGATCATCGCCTTCCCTGGGGAGATCCTAATGAGGATGCTGAAGATGCTTATTTTGCCTCTTGTTGTTTCCAGTCTGGTCACAG GACTGGCTGGTTTGGATGCTAAATCCAGCGGCCGCTTAGGAACCAGGGCTATGGTGTACTACATGTCTACGACGGTGATCGCAGCCATCCTGGGAGTGATCCTGGTGCTGCTCATCCATCCCGGAAACCCCAAGCTGAGGGCTAATCTCGGACAGGGAAAGAAGAACGACGACGTGTCCAGCGTGGACGCTTTCTTCGATCTCATCCGAAATCTTTTCCCAGAGAACTTGGTGCAGGCTTGCTTCCAGCAG ATCCAGACAGTAACCACTAAAATACCAGTACCCACTAACAGAACCAAAGCACCTCCACAGTTCACAGTGAAGAGGTCCCTTCAGTTCAAGAGTGGGATGAATGTCCTGG GTTTGATTGGATTCTTTGTTGCTTTTGGAGTTATTATGGGAAAAATGGGAGAAAAGGCCAAGCTGATGTTGGACTTTTTCAATATCCTGAATGAGATCGTTATGAAGCTTGTTGGCGCGATTATGTG GTACTCCCCTATTGGTATTGCCTGCCTCATCTGTGGAAAGATCATCTCCATTGCTGACTTGGAGGTGGTTGCGAGGCAGCTGGGGATGTACATGGTCACCGTGATAGTGGGTCTCATCATCCATGGAGGCATCTTCCTTCCGCTGATATATTTTGTGATAGTGAAAGAAAACCCCTTCAAGTTCTTCATGGGAATATTCCAAGCTTGGGTCACGGCACTTGGAACAGCGTCCAG TGCCGGTACCTTGCCTGTCACGTTCCGATGCTTAGAGGAGAACCTTGGCATCGACAAGAGAGTCACGCGTTTTGTCCTCCCAGTGGGTGCCACCATCAACATGGACGGCACAGCGCTTTATGAGGCTGTGGCTGCCATCTTCATCGCTCAGATGAATGGGATTAATCTTGACTGGGGCCAGATCGTTACTGTCAG TATGACAGCCACCCTGGCCAGTGTTGGAGCAGCCAGTATCCCCAGCGCTGGACTTGTGACCATGCTTCTGATCCTCACGGCGGTGGGGCTGCCCACTCAGGACATCAGCCTCCTGGTCGCTGTCGACTGGCTGCT GGATCGTTTCCGCACCTCCGTTAATGTGGTTGGGGACTCCTATGGAGCAGGAATCGTGTACCACCTCTCCAAACACGAGCTTGACTCCTTCGACTCCCAACAGAACCGGATGGAGGACTTTGAGATGGCAAAGACACAGTCCTTCTTTGAAAATAACACCAACCAGAATGTATACGCTCACCACAACTCAATCTTGATAGACGACTGCAAG GTCACCATGGGCAGAAATGGCAAGACTGCAGAGTTCTCTCTTGTTGAGGAGGGACCATGGAAATGCGAGTAA